CTGCTGTAGTAAAAAAGCCACTTCCTGTACAAGCACATACAGCTTGGTAGATAGTTCCTGTTTTTTTGTCAAAACGACTTGTTCCTCCATCTACATGTTCTCTGATGTAGTTTGTTCCTCCAAAATAACTACCATACACCAAATCAGTAGCATCTTCGCTCAATATCATTGTATAGAAATCATTTCCTCCAGAATCAGTAATAGGTTGGATGGCATTGGAAGTAATTGGAAGTCCTGTTACATTTATACCTGTGAGATAAGTAGATGGTCCTCCACCCGAATAAATATTTGAGCTTCCCCACCCAGCAAGGTAAATATTTCCACAGTCGTTTATCATAAAAGCTGTTGGAGTAATATTTGGTTGAAAGCTACTTCCTCCAATGGTTGTTGCCATCAAGATATTATTCAGATTTGGAGAAATTTTACGTATAAACAATCCCCCTCTATTATTGAAATAAACTCCTTGCGTTACAGGCTGTGAACCTCTTGTTTGTCCGAATACAAAAACATTGTCATCTAAATCTACATCTACATAGTAGGCTTGATCGAAGGCAGCCGTACCCAAGTAGCTTGCACCCTGCCACGCAAAGTTAGGTGCATAACGAACAATAAATCCATCAATTTCTCCAGCATAACCCGATTGCATTGTTCCTCCATGAGTAATCAAATCACTACTTGTCGTTCCTCCCACTACATAAATATTTCCAGTAGAAGAAACTTGAATACCGAAGGCTGCATCTAAATTGTTACCTCCTACATACGTACTCCAAAGCAGTGAACCAAGATTTGAGTTCAACTTTGCCACTACTCCTTCTTGCCCTCCTTGAAAAGTAGTACGGTGTGCCGAAACCATTGGAAAATCGTTAGAGTTAGAAGTACTGGCAATATATATGTTGTCTCTACTGTCTAAAATAACCTCGTTACGCACTTCATCTCCATAATTTTTTAAGAGTTGATTATCAACAGCTCCAGTTCCTCTTCCTATACGCACTGTATTAAGTCCATCGTTTCCACTACCTCCAAGATAGGTTGCACCTGTTAAGGTACTTCCATTAGTTGTAAGCTTAGCAAGAAAAATATCAGAGCCATTCGGAAACTCATACGCTCCTAATATACTAACATTTGAACCTCCATTAAAAGAATTATCGTACGCATTAGGAGATATAGGAAAATTACTTGACCCTGTAATACCTAAAATTACAAGCTCGTTGGCAGAATTTACTATCATACTAGAAGGAACATCTGTTTGTCTTCCTCCTAAAAAAGTAGCATAAAAAAGTCCTGTACCTTGTGCATTAAACTTTAAAATAGAAACATCTACCAACCCATTAAAATCTATATCAAACGCTCCTGCTGTAATAGGAAAACCTGCACCAAAAACAGTTCCTCCAGAGTATAGATTTCCAGCATCATCGTAAGTAGCTGTGTTGCCCCAGTTATCTGAATTAGCACCAGAAAAGGTAGAAAAAATAAGTACGGGGTCTATAATAAGTTCATAATTTTTATTGTAGCCTTTTGGAAATTCGAAGGTAACCTGTGGTACTTTTCCCTTTCCTTTCTTTTGTTTTAAGACAAATTTTGAAGGAACTTCCACTTTTTTTCCATCAATAATTTGATAACAATACGGAGCTTGCTCCATAATTTCATTGACAGAAGTTTTGATAATCAGACGACCGTTTTCTAAACTCACACTTTCTGCGTGTTTATAATTCATTTTTATTTGAGAAGCATCAGCACTAGCAGCGACAATAAAATCGTATTTCAATTGCTCTTCTTGTAGGTATAGATGCAAATTTATATTTGGATATAATTCTTGATAGGTCAGTTCTGCATATCCGTTTGCATTACTTGCCCACTTATTAGGGTCGTTGTCTAAGAAGTAATTAAACTCTGTTTGGTGTTTTTGGGCAGGTAAAATAGTTGGAGAAAGATTAGCATTCTCAAACTCTACTTCAAACGAGTGTGCTTTTATTTTTCCTACGTGGTCTTTATGTTCGGTTTGGTGGTGTCCGTGTCCATGTTTCAATGCACTTTCATCATAAAATGAATACTGCAACGAGTTTTGGCGAATAAATAAAAACCCAGCTGGAATAGAAGCTCTATACTTTACTACCTTGTCCCACTGATTTTTATTTTCTATGAATGTAAGAGGAGTTTTTGCATTAGGTGGCTTTACAACCGACTGTTCATCGTGATTATGGGCTTGTAAAGAAGCCTGTTCAACAAGAGGAGTTGAGAAATTATCTTGCCCAAAAATCTTTTGAGAGGTCAGAAGCAGCAATACAGGCAAAATAAAGAGAAAAAGATTATTTTTCATTGGTTCAAAGTAATTGAAAGACTTTTTACTCAAAAGTCAAGTAAAAATACTATTTTTTATAAAAATTGTTAAATACCTTATTTTTCGTATATCATTTTAAAAAATAACCATTTAATCAATCTTTTGTAGTGAGTTATATTTTCATAGAACTTGTTTAAGAATGGTTTTCTAGCGCAAGATTCCATCTTGTGCTTACCGTTTCGTCAGCATATGCTGACAAAAAAGTGCGTCCAAGCAGAATGCTTGAACGAGAAATAATAAATAAAATTTACTCTACACTTCATTCAAGCTACTTTTTTCCATTCTTAAACAACTTCATACATAGAAGTCCAATAAAACATTACTTCTTATTAAAATAAATAAACTTCAATACACTTTCAAGCGAATCAAATTTTATAAAATCTATAAAATGTAAAAGGACTAGATAGCAAATATAATCAATTTCTGTTATGGTTTCTACTCTCAAAATACGTAGAGAATGGTATAATTTTCTCAAAAATAGCTACCTTTAGTCTTTGTTTTTTCTTTGGATAAGTCAATCCTTATCTCTACCTAAATTCATTTAGAAACAACTATGTCTCTTACTATTCATAAAATCTTCCTTTTTTTCCTCATTATAGGTTTGGTATCTTGTAATAATACATCTACTACTGAAACTACTACCTCAACGGAAACAAATAAAGTACAAGATAAGCCTCTTCTTCCTACTCCTTCCTTTAATCAAGACTCAGCCTATCACTACATCGAAGAACAAGTCGCTTTTGGTGCACGTTACCCAAACAGTGAAGCACACCAAAAGACAGGAGATTATATTATCAATAAACTAAAGAGTTTTGACAAAATCAGTGTACAAGTTCAAAACTTTACAGCAGCTTCTTTTGATGGCAAAATGCTCTCTGGAAGAAATATTATTGCGTCTTTCAATCCAGAAATAAAAAGACGTGTTTTGTTGGCTGCTCACTGGGACACACGTCCGTTTGCAGACCAAGATGAAGAGCGCACAGATGAGCCTATTTTGGGAGCAAACGATGGAGGAAGTGGAACAGGCATTTTGTTAGAAATTGCTCGCACATTATCCGTTTCACAAGAACAACCACAAGTAGGAATTGATATGATTTTCTTTGACTTGGAAGATTATGGAGATAATAATACTCCA
This genomic window from Bernardetia sp. contains:
- a CDS encoding M28 family peptidase, producing the protein MSLTIHKIFLFFLIIGLVSCNNTSTTETTTSTETNKVQDKPLLPTPSFNQDSAYHYIEEQVAFGARYPNSEAHQKTGDYIINKLKSFDKISVQVQNFTAASFDGKMLSGRNIIASFNPEIKRRVLLAAHWDTRPFADQDEERTDEPILGANDGGSGTGILLEIARTLSVSQEQPQVGIDMIFFDLEDYGDNNTPNSYCLGSQHWGKNKMPANYSAYYGILLDMAGAKNAQFAQEGYSLQTAPAIVSKVWKMAHKIGHGAYFPFKEAPAITDDHVYVNQLTNIPMIDIIEYSTEGKGYFGKYWHTHDDNMDIIGKETLKAVGQTVTHVIYNEEYQGQ